A region of the Phaseolus vulgaris cultivar G19833 chromosome 11, P. vulgaris v2.0, whole genome shotgun sequence genome:
CATTAGTGATGCCCAATtagtgtaaaaaataatatgtcgGCCATTTCAATATTGTTATTAGCTTTTTGGaagaatcttttttttttcatttaggtTTTTGTTTACCTTCACGTGAAGCAATTCCATTATGCAAGTTGAAATAGGTCACACTTTAGTTATGattcatttatatattcaaAAGTTTTCATTCATTTGAAGAAAAGAAGTGATGTTATTAAATGTCCTAAAATAataatctattaaaaaattgcttaaaaattagtttttatattcgtagtatataaattataatatttagtaTTAGAAAGAAGATAGAAGAGGATTAGGCACCAGATTAATCAAACTAATGCTCTCTAATGTCAATCAGATTAATTTATTTAGTGAAGTGAAATTTCCATTGCTATTTAATTATAGGTGTTATGAAAGTAGAAGCCAATGAACATACACACAAACTGCTACTGTTTGaacaaattattaatttgttcaattcattttatttaaaggAATAAGATTTGttgttaaattaattatttaagtgATGTCttgattaataaatttattagcacacatgtttatatatttaaatttaaaaatgatttgaatCTCTTTGAATATTTGTTATCGCTAAAACTAAAAACGTTTTGAATAAACATATATAGACTTTGCTTATGTAATATATGTAAAGcgtatatttaaaaatgtaaattatacttttaaataaaaatttatttataatttattttattgtatttagttttttattatttatcacctacttttttatatatacacctCCTAAAAGTAAAAGTAATGGTGTTTCCAAACTATCGGAAATAACAAAGGTTTTCAAATCACCGGAAACAGTAGGGATTTTCAAAAACCGTCGGGAATAATGGGGGTTTTCAAAACCGCCGAAAATAGCGGGGGTTTTCAAAATCGCCAGGAATAGCAGGGGTTTTCAAAACTGCCGAGAATAGCGGGGGTTTTCAAAATCGTCGGAAATAGCGACGCTGGATCTTCCAGGGGAAAAGCAAACTGCAGGTAATGCACTTAACGGGGGTTAAAACGCCGATAACGTCAAATATAACccgttaaaaataaatttttttttagtgtaactTATTGGTGAGTCCTGGAGGGTGCTTATCCTCCAgttctttgtttttattttatggtaTTATGGTCAATTATTTGAGGTTCTATTGTTAATTAATTTGCATTGATTTTCCAGTAACCCAAAAGGCAATTTTCTAGTTTTAATTAGCATCTCCTACACATGAAAGAGaagaaacaagtgaaaaattGAGACCATGAGATCACAAGTTTGATGGTCCATAATACTTGTACAGAAAAACACAAACACCTACACTAATGAATTTATCAGTAACtaacatttttatttagtaATAATAAACATGTATAATTTTACTTCTGAAGAAGGTATATAAACTTTCATTACatgtaaatttattaatttagtgCTTTTGGATTTTTAAAGTTGGACATCTTTGACAATTTAACCTCCTATCCTATTTCGCAAATGagtaattgaagaaaaaaatgaattataaatGCTAAAATAATAGATTGATACGTAATATTAGTTTGATGTGGAGTTTCGATTCTCGTAAGATTTTAATTATACATTTGGTTTAGTTTTCTACTCTTCTAAAAATAAGTAATTCTGTTATAGTATTAGTATCCTATcagaaaatatttaaacattcatgtttaataacaaaatttaacACTCTGTTAAAATTGAAAACACTAGCAGTATCTCCTATTAGAAGTTATAAATTGGATAATATATAACAATGTTTGACAAAAATTGgtgaatgaaaaaaattaaaaaaacaaagaagcaattaattttttataaaaattaaaatcgtTTTAACGAAAGTACGATGAACAAAAATGGATTCAAGCTATTGAGAAAGCTAAGGTAAAGTGAGAGAATCTTCACCATTTCTTAAGTATCACTCTCCATTCTTAATTTAGAGATAGTTGTTGTTCTTAGCCTCATACCGAAGCCAAGTGAGGAATGTTGCGTGTAGCTCCCAAATTCTTCACCACCGCACCGCTTCGGTCCATTTCACCCTTTGCATGTCGCTTCTCACTCCGTTCTATCGCTGACTCTGCTGCTCCTTTCAACAAAATCCGCATTCAAAGGGATGATGACACTGTGAGTCACCACAACCAATTCCAAATCCATTTCTTTCACATCAAGTGTTTTGGATCATGGGGTTGCTTTGTTTTGCCGcattttgttcataatttcAATTTCCCACTTTCTTTTGTCTGCAAAATAGAATCTTTCTGACTTTTTTTTTCTGGGTGGGGATTGAGTAATGGGTTTTTGAGTTGAACTTGGATGGTATTGACGAGCCACAACACTGAACAAGATAAagtttggaattttttttgCTTCAATGTGGATAATTAATTATACTCTGGATGGAAGCTGTTAATTGGAGTCAGAATTTAAAAAAGATTATTTCATGCTGTGCTAATATGATTCTGGACTACAGATGGAAATTTGTGTGCATTTCATCCGTAATGTGGTTTTCACTTTGCCGCATAAAGTTGTATCAAGGTTTTAAATTGCGATTGTGGTCGTGGTTTTGTCGTTGTTGCAGGAAATTGTGGAAAATATACATTGCTGAAATCGTGGTTGCGTACCATTTTTGAAAGCTTGGTTGGGATTTAGACCAGATTGATAAGATATAATTTTTAGTGATGTTGTCGGactgaagtttttttttatgccATTTTCTACATAGGTTTCTATGTTTGTACCTGTAGTGGAACCTTATTGATAATTTCTGCTATTTAATTTCTGTTTTCAATGATTAGGCATTTGATGCATATGTTGTGGGCAAAAACAACGCTCCTGGAATCGTTGTGCTTCAGGAGTGGTGGGGTGTGGATTTCGAAATTAAAAACCATGCTGTGATGATTTCTCAACTCGGTCGGGGATTCAAAGCTCTTATTCCAGAGTAAGATAACTATTGCCACCTaaaatttctttatcttttatctttgtgTATTGTGTAGTAGCATATGCTGGATTCAGATTTTTTAAGGGTTCTTTCCTTTTATCCCCAGTCTGTACAGAGGAAAGGTTGGTCTGGATGTCGCAGAAGCACAACATTTGATGAATGGTCTTGATTGGCAAGGCGCTGTGAAAGATATCCATGCTTCAGTTAACTGGCTTAAGGCAAATGGTTCAAAGAAGGTTCCTACCTATTCATGTCTTGTcaagataaattatttatttaaagcaCCCTCTTAACTACACCACTGAATTCTTAATGTGTTGACCTGTGTCAGAACAGGCATTGTGTTTTTACTTTTATCACCATTCTGTGATTGCAGAGGGTTTTTGTGTTTTATCAACCCATGAAAGCATAAACCAGCCTTTGCTTGGGATTCGGTGAGTTAGTTTGAGGGTTTGGCACTCTGCATTAGGCATGATTGAATAAGCAAATACAATACATTATACTTTGTCGGATGCTTTGGTGTAAGAGCTGTGTTGTACAAGTTTATTCATCAAACCCCTCttatacattaaaataattgaacAACTTAATCAAGACTTAAGGGTGGGTTTGAACTTATTTGCATTTTGATGCATGAATTAATGGAAAAATTTACCcatgaaaattataattttttcccATTACAAATCATTGGTTTCAAATGTACCATATTGATTTTCCAATAGATAGGCGTTCAGCACAAAAAAGGAGAAACACCCCTGGTTGGTAGTTTTAAAATTCAACAAGCCTTGTGCTATTAAGTCATATATTATTTGCCCCTATTTATCATGTATATGCTGCTCTATTTTTTTTGttccaaaattttaatattttgttattattgtggTGCAAGTATTTTATAATTGTAATCTAGTGAGTCAAGATAGGCTCAGCCAAGTACTTATGGTAATTTAGATTCatcttccttttattttttatttggaaaGTTTTGCATCATGATCATGATAACTAGGTGAGAATTATTTTACTGTCATTTTTATAACATTTCACAATACATAATTTTGATGTGCTTTTGTGTCTTGTACTGTCATGAAATGGTAAGCTTGTGAACAGAGAGTGCTTATTAATGTAGTTTGAAAATAAGAGAGCTCATTAGCTTAGGTATTTTTTATAGGCAGGGAGCATGGGAATTAATACTGTTTCGAATCAGATAATTTAGTTTTCTGTTTCTCGTAAATTAGCATGCCAGAAGTGATACATTATACTGAATCCGGatactttttttaatactttCTACATGAAATACCATTTTGCTTAAATTAGATGTAAGTCACTGGTTGAACAACTTGTGGATTTATCTTTAATTGCAACAGGCTGGTGTTACTGGATTTTGTATGGGGGGTGCACTCGCTATTGCAAGCTCAGTCTTGGTTCCAAATGTTGATGCTGCAGTAGCTTTCTATGGAGTTCCTTCTTCTGAGCTTGCAGACCCTGCCCAAGCCAAGGCTCCTGTTCAGGCTCACTTTGGAGAGCTGGATAATTTTGCTGGTTTTTCAGATGTTACGGTATGAGAATATAATTGCAACACACATTGCTGATCTTTGTTAAGGTGGCTTGTTTGCCAagtaaataatttctttttaggGAGGTTCCTAATTTCTAAGTGTTTGTATGGATTTCAGTTAGGAAATTAAGTTGAGTTGAACTCAACtcaagttaaaaaaaagtaactcATTGTAAGTCAACTGGAGTTTGAggtgaattttgtttttaagcAGATCAGAAATAAAAGTGTCAAACATGTTGATACAGTGTTCAATGAAAACGGAAAGTGTTCCAACTGAAATCCAAACACACCTTTAAAACATTtctgtagttttttttttttgtgaagaGAGGATTAGTATGCAAAGGGAGGGAGACTTGATCTTACAAGGATGTTGTACTTGCTAGAAAACTAAATGATGGAGGGTTGTGAATGAGAATTCATGGCTTGTATGATACACAGTCCAATTTCCCCACATGGTGTCTTATAAAGGACAAACTCCAATCTCTACTGGCCATGAATTTCCTCACCTTGTGAACATAGAAATTTACCTCTTAAAAGAAACACAACCTTTCTATATCATTCCTTTGCTGCCAATGCACGTAATGTGTAAAATGTTATAAAGTTAATTCAACTGCTTTGCTAAAAGCTAATGACCAATCTCTTTTAGTTTTGCATTCAATATACATTTTCAGGCCACTTTCATCATTTAACTGCAACCAAAGTGCCATCATCtgactttcttttcttttatcaacaaaatattAGGTGTTAATATGTTAGTTTTTGTTAACAAGGGGATTGGAACAACCTATCCATCTCCCTTCGACTTTCACCACAAAGTCAATCTTTTATCTCCTCATCATTAGACATTCTGACTAGAAAATATTTGTTTGGAAATGTTTTTGGAAGGGAAGAGGGAGACTTGTTTGATTCTTCACTAGTAATATCATGTTTGAACATTATTTAGCTGATAAAGAAAAAGTGTTTGAACATTGTTTAATGTCTCAGGCAGCCAAGGCCTTGGAGGAGAAGCTGAAGGCATCTAAAGTTGCTCATGAGGTGCACATA
Encoded here:
- the LOC137809217 gene encoding uncharacterized protein; its protein translation is MLRVAPKFFTTAPLRSISPFACRFSLRSIADSAAPFNKIRIQRDDDTAFDAYVVGKNNAPGIVVLQEWWGVDFEIKNHAVMISQLGRGFKALIPDLYRGKVGLDVAEAQHLMNGLDWQGAVKDIHASVNWLKANGSKKAGVTGFCMGGALAIASSVLVPNVDAAVAFYGVPSSELADPAQAKAPVQAHFGELDNFAGFSDVTAAKALEEKLKASKVAHEVHIYPSNGHAFMNRSPEGIKRRKSMGMPDEDEAAVQLAWSRFQSWMTHYLTG